ACCGTCGACGGCGGATGGATGGGCAGATAGAAGACGGGCATGTAGAAGAGCAAGTAGAATCTGCTCCCACTTCAGCCAGAACAAGCATCCAAACATCCAAGAAGCCAAGGAGCACCTCATGCCGCAGAGCCCGCACGACCGCGCCGCCGAATATCACAACAAAGCCGCCCACGCCCACCAGGCCGCAGCCACTGCGCACGGCAAAGGCGATCACCTCACCGCCCACGAACTCTCCAAACAAGCCCACGAGCATTCCACGAAAGCCTTCGAGCATTCGAAGGAGGCGAGCGAACACGCCGCATCCAGCAAGAACTAACCGCCTGATGCATCCGGCCGACTCCACGCATGAACTCCGATTGACTTAGCAAGCTCTAAACTGAACCCATGCTTCGAGTCCCCTTCGACCAACTCCACGCGGCCCTCCTCCGCGCCATGCAACAGCTTGGGCTCACCCAGGATCGCGCCATTCTCTGCGCCCGTCTCTTTGCAGAAACCACCCGCGACGGCGTCTACACTCACGGCCTCAACCGATTCCCTCGCTTCGTCGAAACGATTCGCAACGGCAGCATCGACATACACGCAGAGCCCAACAAAATCGCCGGCATCGGAGCTATCGAGCGATGGGACGGTCATCGCGGCGTTGGCAATCTAAACGCCCACGCCTCCATGCAACGAGCCATCGCCCTCGCCCAACAACACGGAATAGGCGCAGTAGCTCTCGGCAACACCAATCATTGGATGCGCGGCGGAACCTACGGCTGGCAGGCCGCCGAGCAAGGCCTCTTCGCCCTCTGCTGGACCAACACCCTCGCCAACCTCCCTGCCTGGGGAGCCACCACCCCCGCCCTCGGCAACAACCCCCTCGTCATCGCAGTCCCCCGCCCCGGCGGTAACGTCGTACTCGACATGGCGATGTCGCAGTTCTCCTACGGCACACTAGCCGCCTACAGCAAGCGCGGACAACCTCTCCCAGTCGACGGCGGCTTCGACACCGCAGGCAATCTCACCCGCGATCCAGCAGCCATCGAGTCCTCCCAGCGCGCCCTGCCCGTCGGCTATTGGAAGGGCTCAGGCCTCTCCCTCGTCCTCGACATGCTCGCCGCGATGCTCTCCGGCGGTCTGGCCACC
The Edaphobacter lichenicola genome window above contains:
- a CDS encoding DUF1771 domain-containing protein, with amino-acid sequence MPQSPHDRAAEYHNKAAHAHQAAATAHGKGDHLTAHELSKQAHEHSTKAFEHSKEASEHAASSKN
- the yiaK gene encoding 3-dehydro-L-gulonate 2-dehydrogenase encodes the protein MLRVPFDQLHAALLRAMQQLGLTQDRAILCARLFAETTRDGVYTHGLNRFPRFVETIRNGSIDIHAEPNKIAGIGAIERWDGHRGVGNLNAHASMQRAIALAQQHGIGAVALGNTNHWMRGGTYGWQAAEQGLFALCWTNTLANLPAWGATTPALGNNPLVIAVPRPGGNVVLDMAMSQFSYGTLAAYSKRGQPLPVDGGFDTAGNLTRDPAAIESSQRALPVGYWKGSGLSLVLDMLAAMLSGGLATHQIPRDPLRESGLSQVFLAIDPTAIANPDELTRIAEGILDSLHQATPADPNKPSRYPGEQTLQLREENMRLGVPVDPEIWQQLTLSATS